A window from Triticum aestivum cultivar Chinese Spring chromosome 6D, IWGSC CS RefSeq v2.1, whole genome shotgun sequence encodes these proteins:
- the LOC123143065 gene encoding wall-associated receptor kinase 5, with protein MKKMRLLCLLALLLLRTATARASAAVQGSQAGNRSSLPSLAGCQKSCGNLSFEYPFGIGAGCFRPPQRDFELICNNADGASQHPRLFLHDGHTEVVGDIITSDEDGLPEIDVSFSRSVSVSPEVEAYNMSWNPWKSPCYYHVSLNFTGCNFDMYMLDPDTNKMVGGCNTTCPHEDITDSVARQDCNGTGCCTTQVYSEFARGFDIKFVRHKIGKLKLKAHNNRSSIWDTIDVTSNDALITWAIAVDEPGPLGNSTDYACLSNHSSSQLAYQYHYTDTPQYNCYCDGGYRGNPYITDGCSRDKGYDPIQRKTNCSRWCGKISVPFPFGLEDGCFARMSFQLHCTNSSMPALQFPQNTIYPTYVKYINITEGLVNVKYSLDGEGYRSVFVSGDPDLYVASGGVVPQQWAVANLSCQEAQENRTGYACVSMNSTCLGVRSEREYVGYRCKCMAGFDGNPYITDGCKDVDECKTPGTCNGTCHNTEGSHYCTECPRNTVYDTTIKMCVSTKEQNLVLGIAIGIGVGFGILLLISIVILFVHRWKKGIKKKLRRKHFRQNQGLLLEQLISSDENASDNTKIFSLSELEKATNNFDPTRIVGRGGHVMVYKGILSDQRVVAIKKSKVIEQVEISQFINEVAVLSQVNHRNIVKLFGCCLETEVPLLVYDFIPNGSLFEVLHANTTSSSILSWDDCLKIAAEAAGALYYLHSAASVSIFHRDVKSTNILLDGNYTAKVSDFGASRLVPIDQTHVVTNIQGTFGYLDPEYYHTGILNEKSDVYSFGVVLVELLLRKKPIFTTDSGLKQNLSNYFLWEMREKPLAEIVATQVLEEAAIEEINDVSSLAETCLRLRGQERPTMKQVEMKLQYVRSKRLRACQVAVTNEYMQPLSSGQSQDTLPMLTTPSGIADRVNIASQRNQNCYSLEQEFMASATLPR; from the exons atgaagaagatgaggctcctcTGCTTGCTTGCGCTGCTGTTGCTACGGACGGCAACGGCACGAGCATCCGCTGCCGTGCAAGGAAGCCAGGCCGGGAACAGGAGTAGTCTTCCGTCCCTGGCCGGCTGCCAGAAGAGCTGTGGCAACCTGAGTTTCGAGTACCCGTTCGGCATAGGGGCGGGCTGCTTCCGGCCACCGCAGCGGGACTTTGAGCTCATCTGCAACAATGCCGACGGTGCCTCGCAGCACCCCAGACTCTTCCTGCACGACGGCCACACGGAGGTCGTCGGTGATATCATCACGAGCGATGAGGATGGCTTACCAGAAATTGATGTATCATTTTCCCGTTCCGTCTCCGTGAGCCCTGAGGTCGAGGCATACAACATGTCCTGGAATCCATGGAAATCTCCCTGTTACTATCATGTAAGTTTAAACTTCACTGGTTGCAACTTCGACATGTATATGCTCGACCCCGACACCAACAAGATGGTGGGTGGATGCAATACTACATGCCCTCACGAAGATATCACGGATTCGGTGGCCAGGCAGGACTGCAACGGTACAGGATGTTGCACCACCCAGGTTTACTCCGAGTTTGCTAGGGGCTTCGACATCAAGTTTGTCCGCCACAAGATTGGGAAGCTGAAGCTCAAAGCGCACAATAACCGAAGCTCCATATGGGATACGATTGATGTAACCTCTAATGACGCCTTAATTACCTGGGCTATCGCCGTTGATGAACCTGGCCCCTTGGGAAACAGTACAGATTATGCATGTCTCAGCAACCATAGCAGCAGTCAACTGGCTTATCAGTATCACTATACAGATACTCCTCAGTATAATTGTTACTGTGACGGTGGTTACCGAGGCAATCCATACATAACCGATGGCTGCTCGCGTGACAAAG GATACGATCCGATACAACGGAAGACCAACTGCTCTAGATGGTGTGGGAAAATCAGTGTCCCTTTCCCATTTGGCCTAGAGGACGGTTGTTTTGCAAGGATGTCATTTCAGCTCCATTGTACAAATTCGTCAATGCCTGCCCTCCAGTTTCCTCAAAACACAATATACCCCACTTATGTAAAGTATATAAATATAACAGAGGGGCTAGTGAATGTTAAATACAGCTTAGATGGTGAAGGGTACCGTTCAGTGTTTGTATCTGGAGATCCAGACCTATATGTTGCCTCTGGGGGTGTAGTACCACAGCAGTGGGCCGTAGCCAATTTATCATGCCAGGAGGCACAGGAGAATAGGACTGGATATGCATGTGTCAGTATGAATAGCACATGCTTGGGTGTCAGGTCTGAACGAGAATATGTTGGTTACCGTTGCAAATGTATGGCCGGCTTTGATGGGAATCCATATATCACGGATGGCTGCAAAG ATGTTGACGAGTGCAAGACACCAGGCACATGTAATGGGACTTGTCATAACACCGAAGGAAGTCACTATTGCACCGAATGTCCTAGAAATACAGTGTATGATACTACAATAAAGATGTGTGTATCAACTAAAGAGCAGAATCTGGTACTAG GTATCGCCATTGGGATTGGCGTTGGTTTTGGAATTCTACTTCTCATATCAATTGTAATATTATTCGTCCATAGATGGAAAAAAGGCATCAAGAAGAAACTGCGAAGAAAGCATTTTCGGCAGAACCAAGGTCTACTCCTTgaacaattgatatcttcagatgaAAATGCGAGTGACAACACTAAGATTTTCTCACTATCAGAGTTAGAAAAGGCAACAAATAATTTTGATCCCACACGTATCGTTGGTCGTGGAGGGCATGTCATGGTTTATAAAGGCATCTTATCCGACCAACGGGTAGTGGCCATAAAGAAGTCTAAAGTCATTGAGCAAGTAGAGATAAGCCAGTTTATCAATGAGGTTGCAGTCCTCTCCCAGGTAAATCACCGGAATATTGTGAAGCTCTTCGGTTGTTGTCTTGAGACCGAAGTCCCACTGTTAGTGTATGACTTCATCCCTAATGGTTCATTATTTGAAGTCCTTCATGCCAATACCACTAGCAGCTCAATCTTGTCTTGGGATGACTGTTTGAAAATTGCTGCAGAAGCTGCTGGAGCACTCTATTACCTCCACTCGGCTGCTTCAGTATCAATATTTCATCGTGATGTGAAGTCCACTAACATACTCTTAGATGGAAATTACACAGCAAAAGTTTCAGATTTTGGTGCTTCAAGGTTGGTTCCTATAGACCAAACTCATGTCGTTACAAATATACAAGGCACCTTTGGATACTTGGATCCAGAATATTACCACACGGGTATATTGAATGAGAAGAGTGACGTCTACAGTTTTGGTGTAGTGCTTGTAGAGTTGCTGCTCAGGAAGAAGCCTATTTTTACAACTGACTCTGGGCTAAAGCAAAACTTGTCCAACTACTTCCTTTGGGAGATGAGGGAGAAACCACTCGCAGAAATAGTAGCTACTCAAGTTCTGGAGGAAGcagcaattgaagagattaatgatGTCTCTAGTCTTGCAGAGACTTGTTTGCGACTACGAGGCCAAGAGAGACCTACAATGAAACAAGTGGAAATGAAATTGCAGTATGTGCGATCCAAAAGGTTGAGAGCATGCCAGGTTGCTGTGACAAATGAATACATGCAACCCTTGTCAAGTGGACAAAGCCAAGATACTCTTCCTATGTTGACTACTCCGAGTGGTATAGCAGACAGAGTTAATATAGCTTCTCAGAGGAACCAAAATTGCTACAGCTTGGAGCAAGAGTTCATGGCATCGGCGACTCTCCCACGCTAG